The following coding sequences are from one Methanosarcina sp. WWM596 window:
- a CDS encoding DUF1566 domain-containing protein, whose translation MDWENALAYAENLTLVGYEDWRLLNVKELQSIVEKQDISKFSPPLS comes from the coding sequence ATGGACTGGGAGAACGCACTGGCTTATGCAGAGAATCTGACGTTGGTTGGCTATGAAGATTGGCGTCTGCTCAATGTCAAGGAACTCCAGAGCATCGTCGAAAAACAGGATATTTCAAAATTCTCTCCACCCTTAAGTTGA